The following is a genomic window from Opitutus sp. GAS368.
GCCGTAGCTCACGCCAGTCGGAGCCGCCGGTGGCCAGGCCGTAGCCGAGCCACTTGCCGTCGGGTGACGGCGAGGTGAGGGCAAGCGCGACCGTGCCGTCGGCCGACAGCGTGTTGGGATCGAGCAGCAGGCGCTCGGCCCCGCGCAGGCCGTCGGTCACGTAGAGCGGCGACTGGTTCTGCAGACCGTCGTTCTTGGTGTAGAAATACCAGTTGGCCTCCTTGAACGGCAGGCCGGTGCGCGGGTAATTCCACAGCTCGGTCAGGCGCTGCTTGATGACGGCGCGCTCGGGAAAGGCGTCCACGACGGAATCGGTCAGCGCGTTCTGCGCGGCGACCCACGCCTTGGTGTCGGGGGAGTCGAGTTCCTCCAGCCACCGGTAGGGATCGGCGACCTTGGTGCCGTGGTAGTCGTCGGTGTGGTCGACGGTCTCGCTGGGCGGATAACTGACGGCCGCGAGCGCCAGAACCGGCGCGAGGGCTGCCACGAGGGGAAGGCGGGCAATTTTTCGCATCCCGCCAAAAAGAACCGGATCCGCCCCCCGCGCAAGCCGTCAGAAATCCCGGCGCGGGGTTGCGCTTCCGGCATCCCGGGGTTTTTCTCCCCCCGCGTGGATTCCGCCCCTCCAGCCAATGCCGACCCCCGCGAACACCCGCGCTTCCTGCCCGTGTTGCTCGCGCTTTCCGCCGGCAGCGGCTGTGCCGCGCTGATCTACGAGGTCGTCTGGTTCCAGCAACTGCAGCTGGTCATCGGGTCGTCCGCCCTCTCGCTTGCGCTGCTGCTTGGCACGTTCATGGGTGGACTCTGCCTCGGCAATCTCGCCCTCCCCCGCCTCGTGTCCGCCGCCCGCCATCCCCTGCGGGTCTATGCCCTGATTGAACTCGGCCTCGGGTTGCTGGCCATCCTGCTTTTGTTTGTGCTGCCCGCCCTCGGCCGGGATTTCCCCGGATGGCTGGGCGCCGGCCCGGCCGACGGCGGGTGGCGGGCCGGGCTGGGCGCGATGTGCCTGCTCCCGCCGACGATGCTGATGGGCGCCACGCTGCCCGCGATCGCCCGGTGGCTCGGGACCACTCCGCGGGACCTCTCGCAACTGGGACTGGTCTACGCCGCCAACACGGTGGGCGCCGTCGCGGGCAGTCTGCTCGCGGGATTTTATCTGCTCCGGGTTTACGACACGGTCGTCGCCACGCTGGTCGCGGCCGCGCTCAACGCCGTCATCGCCGCCGGAGCGCTCGGTCTCGCGCGGGGCGCGAAGGCCGGCCAGGCCGCGGCACCCGGAGCACCGTCGGCTGCGACGCTCGGGGCGCCGGCGGTGCTCGTCACGATCGCGTTGTCCGGCTTCTGCGCGCTGGGCGCCGAGGTGGTGTGGACCCGTCTGCTGTCGCTGCTGCTGGGCGCCACGGTCTATGCTTTCTCCATCATCCTCGCCGCCTTCCTGACGGGGCTCAGCCTGGGCGGGGTGGGCGGAGCGCTCATGGCGCGGCGGACGACCCGCCCGGGCTTCGCGCTGGGCTGCTGCCAGCTGCTGCAGATCCTGGCGATCGGCTGGGCGTCGGACATGCTCGCGCGGACGCTGGTGTTCCGGCCCGTGGATTATGCCGCCGAGGCGGCGGCCGGGATCCGCTTCTGGTCCGAGCTCATTCGTTGCGGCGTCGCCATCCTGCCGGCCGCGTGCCTGTGGGGTGCGAGTTTTCCTCTCGCCCTCGCGGCGGCCGGCGGCACCGGCCGGGACCCCGCACGAGTGGCCGGCCGCATCGGAGCCGCGAACACGATCGGGGCGGTGCTGGGCGCCGCCGTCGCCAGCCCTTGGTTGCTGCCGCTGCTGGGCACCGCCCGCACCGAGTGGCTGCTCATTGCCCTGTCCACACTCGGCGCCTTTCTGGTGCTGCGGCCGCGCCGCGCCGCGGATTGGATCATCTTCGCCGGCGCGGCCGCGCTCGGCGGGCTCGTGGGGGCCACCACCCCGGGCGTGCCGTGGCAGCTGGTCAGCTACGGCGCGTATGCGACCGCCGGCGACCAGACGGCCCGCGTGCTCTACCTCGGGGAAGGCGCCACCGCGACCGTCGCCGTCACCCAGTCGGCGGGCGGCACGAAATATTTCCACGTCAGCGGGAAAACCGAGGCCTCCAGCCATCCCCGGGACATGCGCATGCAGCGGATGCTCGGCGACCTGCCGGCGCTCGTGCACCCGGCGCCGCGGTCGGTGCTCGTGGTCGGCTGCGGCGCGGGCGTCACCGCGGGCTCGTTCGTGCCCCACCCTTCGGTCACGCGCCTCGTCATCTGCGAGATCGAGCCGCTGATCCCGCGGTTCGTGGCCCCCTTGTTCAGCGAGGAGAACCACGCCGTGCTGACGGACCCGCGGGTGGAGATCGTCCACGATGATGCCCGACATTTCCTGGCGACCACGAGCGAGAAATTCGATGTCATCACGTCCGACCCGATCCATCCGTGGGTCAAGGGCGCCGCGGTGCTGTATACCGCGGAATATTTCGCGCTCTGCCGCGCGCACCTCCGGCCGGGCGGCGTGGCCGCGCAATGGGTCCCGCTCTACAACAGCAACCGCGCCGCGGTGCAGAGCGAGCTGGCCACCTTCGGCACGGCGTTCCCCGCCGCCACGGTCTGGGGCAACGAGGGCGAGGACGGCGGCGGCTATGATGTGGTCGTGCTCGGCACGGAGGCGCCCCCGGTTCTCGACGACGGGGCGCTGCAACGGCGGCTCGACCGGCCTGACCATGCTGGGGTGAAGGCGTCGCTGGCCGGCGTCGGCCTGGGTTCGGCCAGGGCGTTGCTCGGGATCTACGCGGGGCGCCTGGCCGACCTGCACGCCTGGCTGGCCGGCGCCGAAATCAACCGCGACCGGAACCTGCGGCTGCAATATCTCGCCGGCGCGGCGCGCAATTCCCGCGAGGGTCGCGCCGCTTATGCCGAGATGCTGGCCCTCCGCCACCCGCCCGCCGCGCCCGCCCGCTGATGCCCCCGCACCTCCCGCATTGCGCTCCCGGTCATTAGGGTTTTTTGTGGAGCATGAGCCGCTTGCCCCGTTTCCTCCCCCGCATCCTTGCCGCGCTGCTGCTGGCCGTCCCGGCCTGCGCCACGCCCGACCAGTGGGCCGCCGATATCGGCAAGTTCACCGCGGCCGATGCCGCCCACCCGCCGGCCCACGGCGCGGTCGTATTTGTCGGCAGCTCCTCGATCCGCTTTTGGACAACCTTGGCGGAGGATTTCCCGGGTGTGGCCACCATCAACCGCGGCTTCGGCGGCTCCGAGCTCGCGGACAGCGTCTTCTACGCCGACCGCATCGTGATTTCCTACGCGCCACGCCTCGTGGTTGTCTACGCCGGGGAAAACGATATCGCCGCGGGCAAGTCGCCGGAGACCGTCCTCGCGGATTTCCGGGCCTTCCGCACCAAGGTCCACGCCGCGCTGCCGAAAACCCGGATCCTCTTCCTCAGTCTCAAGGAAAGCCCGGTGCGCGCCAAGGTCCGCCCGCAGGTGCTCGCCACCAACCGGCTCATCGCCGCCGATTGCGCGACGGATGCGCGCTGCACGTTTGTCGACGTCGCCACGCCGCTGCTGGGCGCCGCTGGCGCCTACCGCCCCGAGTTGTTCCGCCCGGACCAGCTGCACATGCTCCCCGCCGGCTATGCCATCTGGACCAAGGTCCTCGCCCCCTACCTCAAACCATAAGCAACATCACCGGCTTTGTTGTCGGAGCCTGCTTGCAGGCGACCTCGACGCCCTGAATCGCCTGCAAGCAGGCTCCTCCATTTACTACCAGCCATGAATCCCGCCTCCGCCGAACGCCTGCGCCGCCAGATCGCCTTCATCACCGAGGTCGACAAGCTCAAGGACGTCTTTCGCCAGACCATCGTCACGCAGAGCCGCCGGCCCGAGAACAGCGCGGAGCACTCCTGGCATTTTGCGCTCATGATCATCGTGCTCGCCGAGCACTCCAACCACCAGCCGCTCGACGTGCTCCGCATCCTCAAGATGGTGCTCATCCACGACCTCGTGGAGATCGACGCCGGCGACACCTTCGCCTACGACGTGAAGAACATGGCCGACCAGCATGAGCGCGAGGCCAAGGCCGCCACGCGCATCTTCGGCCTGCTCCCGCCGGATCAGACCGCCGAGTTCCGCGCCCTGTGGGACGAATTCGAAGAACAAAAGACGCCCGAGGCGAAGTTCGCCGCCGCCTGCGACCGCTTTCACCCGATGCTGCTCAACTGCCTGACCGACGGCCATGCCTGGCAGAAACACGGCGTCACCCACGACCGCGTCCTGGCCCGCAACGCCCATGTCGCCGCCGGTTCGCAGGCCATCTGGGAATACGCGGTCCGCTTGATCGACGACGCGGTGGCCGCCGGCCACCTCGCGCCCAAGCCCTGAGCGCACGGAGATCAGTGCGCTCCACCTTGGAGCCCGGGCCACTTGGCTTGAAGCCTGCTGCATTGGGGCCGAGCACTTCCTCCATGATCCGCCGCGCCACGACCGCCGACGCCGCCGCGATTGCCGCCATCTACAATCACTATGTGGCGAACACGATCGTCACCTTCGAGGAGGAGGCGGTGCCGGCGGCCGACATGGCCCAGCGCATCGGCGAGGTTTTCGCCGCCGGCCTGCCCTGGTTGGCCGCGACCGAGGGCGACCGCGTGCTGGGCTACGCCTACGCGGGCAAATGGAAGGCGCGCTGCTCGTATCGCTTCTCCCTGGAGACCACGGTCTACCTTGACCCGGCCGCCACCGGCCGCGGCCTCGGCACGCAGCTTTACACCGCGCTCATTGCCGCGGTGCGGCCACAGGGCATGCATGCGCTGATCGGGGGCGTCGCCCTGCCCAACGCCGCCAGCGTGGCGCTGCATGAGAAACTCGGGTTCCAAAAGGTCGCCCACTTCCGCGAGGTCGGCTGGAAGTTCAACCAGTGGATTGACGTCGGCTACTGGGAATTGCTGCTGTAGCCGTGCGAAATCGCCGCCGCGTTGCGTGGCGATGCCGCCGGCACCTTGCGGCTTCCTTAAGCCAACCTTAAGCAAAGTTAACTAAACCGGCTCTGGACGGCCGCAGGTGGGCAAGTAGTCTGATCGCATCCGGTCAGCCCTTCCGGTCGCATGCTCAACCTCTCCCGCCCCTTTCTTCAGCGCCCCAAGGCCACGGCCTTGCTCGTCGCCGGGTTTTTCGCCCTGGGCGTCGGCGCCTACTTCCAGCTGCCGATCTCCGCGCTGCCCGACGTCGATTTCCCCACCATCAACGTCAACGCCTCGCTGCCGGGCGCAAGCGCGGAGACGATGGCCAGCTCCGTCGCCAGCCCGCTCGAGCGCGCCTTCGCCAACATCCCCTACGTGACGTCGATGAGCTCCTCCAGCTCGCTGGGCCAGGCGCAGATCGTGGTGCAGTTCCAGCTCGACCGTGACATCGACGCGGCGAGCCAGGACATCCAGGCCGCGATCAGCGCCGCCGCCGGCCAGCTGCCGAAGGACATGCCCAATCCGCCTTCCTACAAGAAGGCCAACCCGAACGGCTTTTCCATCATGTCGCTGTCGGTTTATTCCGACACGCTGCCGCTCTCGGAGGTCTACGACTACGCCGACAATGTCATCGCCCGCGCCATCGCCCGCCTGCCGGGCGTCGGCCAGGTCGACTATCACGGCGACCAGGTGCCGGCCATCCGCGTCCAGATCAACCCGCGGGCGCTCGCCGCCCGCAACCTCGACCTCGAGGACGTGCGCACCGCGCTGGGCGCCGCCACGGCCAACAATCCCAAGGGCTCCGTCGACGGCAGCCAGAAGACCCTGCTCATCCAGTCCAACGACCAGCTGCTCAAGGCCGCCGATTACAACAGCCAGATCCTCGCCTGGCGTGGCGGTTCGCCCACCCGCGTCGCCGATGTCGGCTCCGCCCGCGATTCCGTGCTGGACCTGAAGTCCGCCGGCTGGGTCGGGGCGCGCCGCGCCATCATCGTCGACGTGCACAAGCAGACCGGCGCCAAGGTCGACGTGCCCGCCCTCATTGACACCATCAAGGCCATGCTGCCGGAGCTGGAGAAGGGCCTGCCGCCGGCCATCAAGGTGGGCGTGGTCATGGACCGCACGCAAAACATCCGCGCCGGCATCGTCGACGTGCAGCTCACCCTCGCCATCACCATCGGGCTCGTAGCGCTGGTCATCTTCCTCTTCCTGCGCGACTCGATGGCCACGCTCATCTCGGGCATCTCCATCCCCCTGTCGCTGATCGGCACCTTCCCCCTGATGTATCTCCTCGGCTTCAGCCTGGACAACATCTCCCTCATGGGTCTCACCATCGCCGTGGGCTTCGTGGTGGACGACGCGATTGTCGTCCTGGAAAACATCATGCGCCACCTCGAGATGGGCAAGCCGCGCTTCCAGGCCGCCCTCGACGGCGCGGGCGAGGTGGGCTTCACCGTCCTCTCCATGACGCTGTCGCTGATCGGCGTCTTCCTCCCGCTGCTGCTCATGACCGGCATTGTCGGCCGCGTCTTTCGCGAGTTCGCCATCACGGTCAGCATCGCCCTCATCCTGTCCGCCATCATCTCCCTCAGCCAGACCGCCGTGTCGTGCAGCCTCTTTCTGCGCCCGCCCGCGGAGCATGGCCGCGGCCGCTTCTACCGCGCCATCGAGCGCCTGTTCAACCGGCTGCTGGCGGTCTACCGCGCGGGCCTGCTGCGCACGCTCGACCACCAGCGCGCGGGCCTGCTGCTGACCCTCGGTCTGCTCGTGGCCTCCTTCGGGCTGTTCATCGTCATCCCCAAGGGCTTCATCCCCGAGCAGGACAACGGGATCATCTTCGCCTCCACCGAGGCGAGCCCCGACATCCCGTTCGCCGAGATGTGCGCCAAAAACTCCGCCATCGCCCGCATCATCGCGGAAGATCCCAACGTCGACCACACCTACGCCTTCGTGGAATCGCGCCCGGCCACGAACCTCGGCCGCGTCACCATTGTGCTGAAGCCCTCCGACCAGCGCAAGAGCACCGCCGTCCAGGTCATGGCCCGCCTCCGCCCGAAGGTGAAGGCCGTGCCGGGCATGAAGGTCTACCTCAAGGCCGTGCAGGACATCACCATCGGCACCGGCGGCTCGAAGACGCTCTACCAGTTCGTGCTGCAGGATACCGACATCAACGAACTCTATGACGCCGCCCTGCTTTACCAGCGCAAGCTGCAGACCCTGCCCGAGCTGCAGGACGTGGGCAGCGACCTCTCCGCCCTCGCGCCCGCCGTCGCCGTCGTCATCGACCGCGACAAGGCCGCGAGCTACGGCATCAGCGCCGTCGCGATCGACCAGATCCTCTACGACGCCTTTGGCCAGCGGCAGGTCGCGACGCTCTACACCCAGCTGAACCAATACAAGGTGATCCTCGAGGTTTCGCCGGAATGGCACCTCGACGCCACCAGCCTGCAGGCGCTGCAGGTCCGCTCGCCCAAGAGCGGTCAGCAGATCCCCCTGAGCAGTTTCACCCGCCTCGAGCCCGGCCTCGCACCGCTCACCGTGGGGCACCTCGGCGCCTTTCCGGCCGTCACGTTGTCCTTCAACGTCGCCTCGGGCAAGTCGCTGGGTGACGCCGTCGCCGCCATCCAGCGGGCCGAGGCCCAGCTGCACAAGCCCGGCGGCCTGCGCACCTCCTTCCAGGGTTCCGCGCAGGCCTTCCAGGACTCGCTCTCCAGCCAGCCGCTGCTGATCCTGGCCGCCATCGCCGTGGTCTACATCATCCTCGGCGTCCTCTACGAGAGTTTCGCCCACCCGATCACCATCCTCTCGTCGCTGCCTTCCGCCACCTTCGGCGCGCTGCTGGCCATGTGGCTCTTCCGCATCGATCTCTCGGTCATCACCCTCATCGGCCTCATCCTGCTCGTCGGCATCGTCAAGAAGAACGCCATCATGATGGTGGACGTCGCCCTCAAGCTCCAGCGCGAGGAGGGCCGCAGCGCGCGCGACGCCATCTTTGAGGCCTGCCTGCTGCGCTTCCGGCCCATCATGATGACCACCATGGCGGCCTTACTCGGCGCCATTCCGCTCGCGGTGGGCACCGGCGCGGGCTCCGAGCTCCGCCAGCCACTGGGCATCGCCATTGTCGGCGGCCTGCTGGTCTCGCAGTTCGTCACCCTCTACACCGTGCCGATCATCTTCCTCTACGTCGACCGCGCCACCCAGTGGCTGGGACGGAAACGCCGTCCCGCGCCGCTGCCCGCCGCCGCCGTCCCCGTCCTCGACTAACCCGTCACCCCCATGTCATCCCCGCTCCTCCATCTTCTCTTCCGGCTGCTCCCGGCCGGCCTGCTCCTGCTCGCGGGCGGCCTCGCCCCCGCCGCCCGCGCGGAAGGCGATGCCATTCCTGTCGTGGTCGCCACCGTCAAACGGCAGGACATGCCCGTCTACCTCGACGCGCTGGGCAAGGTGCAGGCCATGAACACCGTCACCGTGCGCACCCAGGTCGACGGCAAGATCGAGCAGATCGCCTTTCGCGACGGCCAGGAGGTGCATGCCGGCGACCTGCTGGTGCAGATCGACCCGCGCCCTTACCAGGCGGAGCTCGACCAGACCCTCGCCAAGCGCGACCAGGACCTCGCCCAGCTGGCCTACGCCGAGCGCGTGCTGGAACGTGACAGCGGCCTGATGAAACAGGGATCGCTCGACCAGCAGACCTACGACCTGCAGCAGGCCACGGTCGCGCAGCTCAAGGCCCTCACCAAGGCCGACGACGCCACCGTTGCCAGCGCCCGCGTGCGGCTCGACTTCACGCACATCACCGCGCCGATCACCGGCCGCGTCGGCCTGCGGCTCATTGATCAGGGCAACCTTGTCCGCGCCAACGACGCCACCGGCCTCCTGATCATCAATCAGATTCACCCGATCACTGTGGTCTTCACGCTGCCCGAGCAGGACTTCCAGGAAGTGCACACGGCCGCGCGCCGGGCCACGGAGGAGGCGCCGCTCACCGCCCTCGCCTTGGAACGCAACAATCAGGAGATTCTCGACACCGGCCGGCTCGACGCCATCGACAACCAGATCGACGAGGCCAGCGGCACCATCCGCCTGAAGGCCGTGTTTGAAAACAAGGGCCGCAACCTCTGGCCGGGCCAGTTTGTCAACCTGCGGCTGCGGGTCGCCGAGCAGCAGGCCGTGCTCGTCGTTCCCACCGCCGCGGTCAAGGCCGGGGCGGACGGCGACTATGTCTACACCATCGGCGCCGACAACACCGCCGCGCTCAAGATCGTGAAGGTAGCCCACACCGAGGCCGGCCTTGCGCTGGTCGCCAGCGGCCTCACGGAAGGCGAGAGGGTGGTCGTGGACGGGCAATACCTGCTCCAGCCGAAGGTCCGCGTGCAGATCAAGTCCACCCGCCCCTGAACCCCGGCCGGGCACCGGCGGGGACTCATCGGAGTTGACGCCCCCCGCCGCAGGCTGGTTTTCTGGCGTGGCCACCCTCCACGCATGACCTCCCGCCAGCTCGTCCCCGCCCTGATCATTCCTTTCGTCGCCTGGCGGGTCTACCTGCGGGTCCGCCGCAACATCGGCCGGCAGCCCTTCCGGCCGGACCGCCTGAAGGTCAGCGTCGGCATCTTCGCCACGATCGTCCTGATCTTCGCTGCGACCGGCCTCATGTATCCGCCCGTCCTCGCCGCGCTCGCCGGCGGCCTCGCCCTCAGCGTGCCCATCGCGCTCGGCGGCCTGAAACTGACGAAGTTCGAGGACACCCCGCAGGGCAAATTCTACACGCCCAACACCGCGCTCGGCATCGGCATCAGCGCGCTGTTCCTCGGCCGCATCGCCTACCGCTTCCTCGTGCTCTACGCCGTGACGGACCTGCAGACCCCGCAGGCCCCGCAGCCTTTCCAGAGTCCGCTGACCTTCTTCCTATTCGGTCTCAGTGCCGGGTATTTCATCGCCTACCAGACCGGCGTACTCATTCGCAGCCACAAGCCGGCGGCCTGAGCGGGGCACGACAGCACCGGCAAGCTCGATACGATCCTCCGGACGTAAGGCCTGTAGGGTCGCCGCTTGCCGGCGGACCGAGATCCACGCGCAATGCGGTCCGGCGACAAGCGCCGACCCTACATCGAGGTCAATCAATAGCATTGCCGCCCACGGACCCTCCGGCTTGAGTCCCGCCCGGGCCGACTCACTGCATGGACAACAAAATCCGCTGGCTGCTGGGCGAGATTGAACGCTGGAAGGCGGACGGTCTTGTCTCGACCGAACAGGCCGACCGGCTGCGCCAGCGCTACGACCAGCCCCCGGCCCCGCCCGCGGCCGAGGCCGTCCCGTGGGGCCTGCTGGTCTTCGCCTCCGCCGGCGCGATCGTCATCGGCCTCGGGGTCATCCTGCTTTTCGCCTACAATTGGGCCGAGATCCCGAAATTCGGAAAACTCGCGCTGGTCTTCCTCGCCATCATCGGTGCCCACGCCGGCGGCATCCGGCTGCTGGCCCGCCCCGGCTGGCAGCCCAAGCTCGGCGAGGCGCTGGCCGCCCTCGGCACCATGTTCTACGGCGCGGGCATCTGGCTCGTCGCCCAGATCTACAACATCGACGAGCACTACCCCAACGGCTTCCTGTTCTGGGCGCTCGGGGCGCTCGCCATGGCCTGGGCCATCCGCTCCACCGCCAACGGCCTGCTGGCCGTCGTCCTCCTCACCATCTGGGGCTGCTGTGAGACGTTTGATTTCCGGGCGCCGGAACTCTGGTCGGTGCTGCTGGTCGCGGCCGGCCTGCTGCCGCTGGCGTGGAAAGAACGTTCGGCCCTCCTGCTGGCCGCCACGCTCGCTTCCATCCAGCTCCTGCTCGCCGTCAACACCGTCAACTGGGGCGGTGGGGCCCACGCCTTCACCGCCACCCTCGCCTGGGCCGTGCTGCTGGTCGCCACCTCGCGCCTGACCGACGCCGACCGGCCGGACTTCATGGGCGGCGCGACCGTGATGGCCTTCTTCGGTTTCGGCGCTTTCTTCGTCTGCGCCTACCTGCTCACGTTTCAGCGTTCCGCCGACAGCCTGCTCGACTGGACCCGCCAATATGGCCCGCGCCCCGATCTGGCCCACGCCTTCAGCTGGTCGCTCTTCGCCCTCGGCCTCGGCGGCTGGGGCTGGATCGCCCGCCGCAGCCTGCTGCAACGCGAGCTGGAAGTTCATCGCGAGGACTGGTTGCTGCCCATCGCGCTGCTTTACTGCTTCGGCCTCGCCACGCTGAATCAACGCGGTTGGGGTCAGTTTGTTTCGTTGTCCTTCAATCTGATGCTGCTCGGCATCGCCGTCATGTGGATGTGGCGCGGCTGCCAGGAAAGCCGGCTGCGGCCGACCGTGCTGGGCTCGCTGCTGCTGGGCGCCGTGGTGCTGGCGCGCTACTTCGACCTGTTCCAGAGCCTGGCCTCGCGCGGCCTGGCGTTCATCGTCCTCGGCATCATCTTCGTCGCCGAGGCGATGTTTTACCGGAAGATGCGGCAGACCAAGGGAGGTGCCGCGTGAAGGTGAAACTGGCCCTCCTCGCCGCGGCGCTCCAGGTGCTCGTGCTGGCCTTCATGGGCGGCCAGCGCGAATGGATCATGCGCACCGGCACGCCGCTGGTGCTGCGCACGGCGCCCATCGACCCCAACGACCCGATGCGCGGCGCCTTTGTCCGCCTCACCTACGAGATCAGCACGGTGCCGGCGGTGCTTTGCCGCGGCGAAACGGCCAAGTGGGCGAAGGGTTACGACTACCGCGAGTCGCAGAAAATCCGCGACCGCGTCGTCTATGCCGCCGTGAGCGTCAATGCCTACGGCCTCGCCGAGCTGACTTCGCTGAGCGACACCCCGCCGGCCAGCGGCCCCTACCTGCGCGGCCGGGTGGAGTCCGCCGATACCAACGGCGTGCGCGTCCGCTACGGCATCGAGGCCTACTTCATGCACCAGGACGCCGCCCGCCGGATGGAAACCATGGGCGCGGAAAAGGCCGGCGCCCCGATGGACGTCACCGTGGCGGTCGGCTCGTCGGGCCTCGCCGTGCTGAAGGACACCAGCTGGGAGCCGCTGGGCATCACGTTCGCCGTTGATCGCCGGCCGCCGCAACCCAACCGCGTGCCCGGCCAGCCCTGGCAGCCGCCGCCGGGCATCGCCGGCCTGACCGTCACGCTGCACAACTACGGCGACAAGGATCTCGCCATCGTGAATCTCCCGGATGGGCAGTCCTTCCGCCTGCTGGCGAACACCCGCTTCA
Proteins encoded in this region:
- a CDS encoding GDYXXLXY domain-containing protein, giving the protein MKVKLALLAAALQVLVLAFMGGQREWIMRTGTPLVLRTAPIDPNDPMRGAFVRLTYEISTVPAVLCRGETAKWAKGYDYRESQKIRDRVVYAAVSVNAYGLAELTSLSDTPPASGPYLRGRVESADTNGVRVRYGIEAYFMHQDAARRMETMGAEKAGAPMDVTVAVGSSGLAVLKDTSWEPLGITFAVDRRPPQPNRVPGQPWQPPPGIAGLTVTLHNYGDKDLAIVNLPDGQSFRLLANTRFNGNNYAWVGEKSDNRPAPAAKDIIVLKPGAKHDVHLDLTQSQWWVTDIRKPNAEPMPLQKVTDGWSASFRLEYSPPSADAVRGLPHADLIRHAPVRSRAFNANQGVD